A portion of the Oncorhynchus nerka isolate Pitt River linkage group LG27, Oner_Uvic_2.0, whole genome shotgun sequence genome contains these proteins:
- the LOC115111565 gene encoding dedicator of cytokinesis protein 5-like isoform X2: MTRWIPTKKEKYGVAIYNYDSRREQELCLQVGDTVHILETFEDWYRGYTIRNKAQKGIFPASYIHLKEAKVEGTGQQEIVIPGDLPLVLELGATLREWAQIWHKLYMNNKTTLFRAVQQMAYSLIEYRSQIVSGTLPKDDLVELRKKVTAKIDYGNRILGLDLVVRDDAGNTLDPDCTSTVNLFRAFETASRSIDDRIQEEKTRKQNLEMRRQSLFSTVHTYSLLMNLKNFVCNIGEDAELLMSLYDPDQSEFISENFLVRWDSMGMPKEIEKLNNLPALFTDLSSSDLIRPRLFLVCQIIRVGSMELKEGKKHTGGLRRPFGVAVMDITDIAHGKADDEEKQHFIPFQQIAMETYIRQRQLIMSPLLPSRVIGENEPLTAVFNKVINTREVNHKGQGLFVTLKLLPGDLSQVRKDYSHFVDRTTAIVRKMGFPEIILPGYVRNDIYVTLLQGEFDRGKKTSPKNVEVMLSVLDDDGNLMEKAIFPGAGYDGITEYKSVIYYQVKQPSWNETVKVTIPIEDVGRCHLRVMFRHRSSQDSRDKSEKPFGMAFVRLMKGDGTTLRDGRHDLIVYKVDVKKTEDAKTYLTLPGSWAEVEEKERQTGKTFQHSGVIPVTKDSFQIGTLTCSTKLTQNVDLLGLLNWRSNPEQLDQKLQRLMEVEGGEIVKFLQDTLDALFNIMMETSEKDTYDNLVFNALVFIITLIGDIKFQHFNPVLETYINKHFSATLAYMKLTKVLNYYVGHADKPVLTEGLYSALKALKYLFRFIVQSRVLYLRFYGTSEDGDAFFNSIRTLFLSFNTLMDRPLDEGVKIKGAILKYLPTIINDIKNVFDPVELSVLLTKFIESIPDSQLVRQKLGCMCKMVESGLFKKPECRDVLLPLLTDQLSGQLDDHSNKPDHEACVQLLSTVLDNLDRKDVGPTRGHVQLIMERLLRRVNRTVISMSRTSPLIGHYLACMTAILKQMDDMHYAHYISTFKTRQDIIDFLMETFIMFKDLMGNVFPSDWMTMNLLQIGVFLRAINQYSEVLNMYFLDQTHFELQLWNNYFHLTVAFLTHKSLQLESFSQEKRNKILNKYGDMRKSIGFKIRDMWYNLGPHKMKFIPAMVGPILEATLVPEPELRKATIPIFFDMMQCEHNFTPSRTFDMFENELITKLDQEVEGGSGDEQYKILLEKTLLEHCRRHRYLSQSGEELALLLSSLLEKLLAYRTITHDESPELRMSCTVNVLNFYKEKKREDIYIRYLYKLRDLHLVCENYTEAAYTLLLHAELLEWSDKPCAPHLIPGDGQHVWTQQELKERLFQEIICYLDKGKMWEKAIEMGKQLAKMHENQMFDFMEISQLLKQQAQFFENIMHAMRPQPEYFAVGYYGLGFPTFLRNKVFIYRGKEYEWLEDFSLKLLSQFPNAARMTSTAPPGDNICNSQGQHIQCFTVKPVLTVPTQFKDKGVPEQILNYYRTNEVDQFQYSRPFRKGAKNPDNEFATMWIERTTYITSYYFPGILKWFEVKSISVEEISPLQNAVETMEMANEKLSNLVQQQACDSSTSVHPLSMMLNGIVDPAVMGGYTNYEKAFFTDTYIHEHPEDLEIIEVLKHLIALQIPLLADGIRIHGEKSTEQLKPLHNRLLTCFSDLRERVEKHYGVITLPCSLTERKKSRVGSVVIPYILSSTLRRMSTVSIISTTSSGLSSGSASSDGPSRRSSSQDSLLSRATANDRRASMLSRSEDDNRIGRKNRKEWSVSKSQVLVERQPDIDETLPEKQQRPKSLQFGDRRLTLSLFQGASSQLSLGNPLSPLPASPHTPRSSSYSSLLEDNDAITDTPGTPPPMPPKKHPHEMFDLPQNSSEFLPPLPQKIESKPPPPPPKTRKSMFPGSYEHSPQ; encoded by the exons CAATCTATAATTATGACTCCAGAAGAGAGCAGGAGCTGTGTCTCCAGGTGGGAGACACTGTACACATACTTGAGACATTTGAAG ACTGGTATAGAGGGTACACAATACGGAACAAAGCACAGAAG GGCATTTTCCCAGCCTCGTACATCCATCTAAAGGAGGCTAAAGTTGAAGGGACAGG CCAGCAGGAAATAGTTATCCCAGGAGACCTACCACTGGTACTGGAGTTAGGCGCCACTCTGAGGGAATGGGCACAAATATGGCACAAGCTATATATG AACAACAAGACCACTCTGTTCAGGGCCGTACAACAGATGGCCTACAGCCTCATCGAGTATCGATCTCAGATAGTGTCTGGAACATTGCCCAAGGATGACCTTGTGGAGCTCAGGAAGAAAGTCACAGCTAAGATTGATTATGGAAACCG GATTCTAGGGTTGGACCTGGTGGTGCGAGATGACGCAGGGAACACTCTGGACCCGGACTGCACAAGCACAGTCAATCTATTCCGAGCCTTTGAGACTGCATCCCGCAGTATAGATGACAGAATACAAGAGGAGAAG ACCCGGAAGCAGAATCTGGAGATGCGGCGCCAGTCCCTGTTTAGCACAGTGCACACATACAGTCTCCTCATGAACCTCAAGAACTTTGTTTGTAACATCGGGGAGGATGCAGAGCTGCTTATGTCGCTCTATGACCCTGACCAGTCAGAGTTCATCAG TGAGAACTTCCTGGTGCGCTGGGACAGCATGGGCATGCCCAAAGAGATTGAGAAACTCAACAATCTGCCTGCCCTCTTCACG GATCTGAGCAGCAGTGACCTGATTAGGCCACGTCTCTTCCTCGTCTGTCAGATTATCAGGGTGGGCAGCATGGAACTCAAGGAGGGCAAGAAACACACAGGAGGGTTAAGGAGACCGTTTGGTGTAGCTG TGATGGACATCACAGATATCGCCCATGGGAAAGCAGATGATGAGGAGAAGCAGCATTTCATCCCCTTTCAGCA gATAGCAATGGAGACCTACATCCGTCAGAGGCAACTCATCATGtcacctctcctcccatcccgGGTCATTGGAGAGAATGAGCCTCTCACTGCCGTCTTCAACAAAGTCATTAACACCCGGGAGGTTAACCACAAGGGCCAGG GACTGTTTGTGACCTTAAAGCTACTTCCTGGTGACCTGTCCCAGGTCAGGAAGGACTACTCCCACTTTGTGGATCGCACCACCGCCATTGTTAGAAAGATGGGCTTCCCTGAGATCATCCTCCCAG GATATGTGAGGAACGATATATATGTGACCTTGCTGCAGGGGGAGTTTGACCGCGGTAAAAAAACGTCACCCAAAAATGTTGAGGTGATGTTGAGTGTACTAGATGACGATGGCAATCTCATGGAG AAAGCAATATTTCCTGGAGCTGGATATGATGGGATCACAGAGTACAAGTCTGTAATTTACTACCAGGTCAAGCAGCCGAGCTGGAATGAAACAGTCAAG GTGACTATTCCGATTGAAGATGTGGGCCGCTGTCATCTCAGGGTGATGTTTCGACACAGATCATCTCAGGACT CTAGAGACAAATCAGAAAAGCCATTTGGCATGGCGTTCGTCCGCCTGATGAAAGGAGACGGAACCACACTGAGAGACGGCAGACATGACCTCATTGTCTACAAG GTTGACGTAAAGAAGACTGAGGATGCAAAGACATACCTGACTCTGCCAGGCTCCTGGGctgaggtggaggagaaggagaggcagacagGGAAAACCTTTCAGCATTCAGGAGTCATCCCAGTCACAAAGGACAGCTTCCAGATTGGCACTCTCACCTGCTCCACTAAACTCACCCAGAATG TGGATCTCCTGGGCCTATTGAACTGGAGGTCCAACCCTGAACAGCTAGACCAGAAACTGCAGCGCctgatggaggtagagggaggagagattgtCAAA TTTCTACAGGACACACTTGATGCCCTGTTCAACATCATGATGGAGACTTCAGAGAAGGACACCTATGACAATCTGGTCTTTAATGCTCTG GTGTTCATAATCACACTGATTGGAGACATCAAGTTCCAGCACTTTAACCCAGTACTGGAGACATACATCAACAAACACTTCAGTGCCACTTTGGCTTATAT GAAGCTGACCAAGGTTCTGAATTACTATGTGGGCCATGCAGATAAGCCTGTCCTAACAGAGGGGCTGTACTCAGCCCTCAAAGCCCTCAAGTACCTGTTCAGGTTCATTGTGCAGTCCCGGGTCCTCTACCTCAG ATTCTATGGGACCAGTGAGGATGGGGATGCTTTCTTTAACTCCATCCGGacactcttcctctccttcaaCACACTCATGGACAGACCGCTAGACGAGGGAGTGAAGATAAAG GGGGCGATACTGAAATACCTCCCCACCATCATTAATGACATAAAAAATGTCTTTGACCCTGTGGAGCTCAG tGTTCTTCTGACCAAGTTCATCGAGAGCATCCCTGACTCTCAGCTGGTGCGCCAGAAGCTTGGTTGCATGTGTAAGATGGTGGAGAGTGGCCTTTTCAAAAAGCCAG AGTGTCGAGATGTCCTCTTGCCACTGTTGACTGACCAGCTGAGTGGGCAGCTGGATGACCACTCCAATAAGCCTGACCACGAGGCCTGTGTTCAGCTGCTCAGCACTGTGCTTGACAACCTGGACCGCAAGGATGTG GGTCCAACCCGGGGTCATGTCCAGTTGATTATGGAGCGGCTGCTTCGCAGGGTCAATCGCACTGTCATCAGCATGAGCAGAACCTCCCCTCTCATT GGTCATTACCTAGCCTGCATGACTGCCATCTTGAAGCAGATGGATGACATGCACTACGCCCACTACATAAGTACTTTCAAGACCAGACAGGACATTATT GACTTCCTGATGGAGACATTCATCATGTTTAAGGACCTGATGGGGAACGTTTTCCCCTCTGACTGGATGACCATGAACCTTCTGCAGATTGGGGTGTTTCTGCGGGCCATCAATCAGTACTCTGAGGTCCTCAACATGTACTTCCTAGACCAGACCCACTTTGAGCTGCAG CTATGGAACAACTACTTCCATCTGACTGTGGCATTCCTTACCCACAAGTCATTGCAGCTGGAATCATTCTCTCAAGAGAAACGGAACAAAATACTTAACAA GTATGGAGACATGAGGAAGAGCATTGGCTTTAAGATCAGAGACATGTGGTATAATCTTG gCCCCCACAAGATGAAATTCATCCCTGCCATGGTGGGGCCCATCCTGGAGGCtaccctggtgcctgagccagagCTTAGGAAAGCCACCATCCCCATCTTCTTTGACATGATGCAGTGTGAGCACAACTTCACTCCCAGCCGTACCTTTGACATG TTTGAGAATGAACTGATCACCAAGTTGGATCAGGAAGTAGagggaggcagtggggatgaACAGTACAAAATCCTGCTGGAGAAAAC GCTACTGGAGCACTGCCGGAGGCACAGATACCTGTCTCAGTCAGGGGAGGAGCTGGCTCTGCTGCTCAGTAGTCTGCTGGAGAAGCTACTGGCATACCGCACCATCACACATGACGAGAGCCCTGAGCTCCGCATGAGCTGCACCGTCAACGTCCTG AATTTCTATAAAGAGAAGAAACGGGAAGACATTTACATACG GTATCTGTACAAGCTGAGGGATTTACACCTTGTCTGTGAGAACTACACAGAGGCAGCCTATACCCTGTTACTTCATGCCGAACTCCTTGAG TGGTCTGACAAGCCCTGTGCACCTCATCTGATCCCCGGTGACGGCCAACATGTCTGGACCCAGCAGGAGCTCAAAGAGAGGCTCTTCCAGGAGATAATCTGTTACCTGGACAAGGGCAAA ATGTGGGAGAAAGCCATTGAGATGGGTAAACAGCTGGCAAAGATGCACGAGAACCAGATGTTTGACTTCATGGAGATTAGCCAACTGCTG AAACAGCAAGCCCAGTTCTTTGAGAATATAATGCATGCCATGCGGCCTCAGCCAGAATACTTTGCTGTGGGATACTATGGCCTTGGATTCCCCACTTTCCTCAGA AACAAGGTGTTCATCTACCGTGGTAAGGAGTACGAGTGGCTGGAGGACTTCAGTCTGAAGCTGCTGTCTCAGTTCCCAAACGCCGCCAGGATGACCAGCACAGCGCCCCCTGGGGACAACATCTGTAACTCCCAAGGACAGC ACATCCAGTGTTTTACAGTCAAGCCAGTCCTTACTGTGCCCACCCAGTTCAAAGACAAGGGGGTCCCTGAGCAGATTCTAAA cTACTACAGAACCAATGAAGTGGACCAGTTCCAGTATTCCAGACCCTTCAGGAAAGGTGCAAAGAACCCAGACAATGAATTTGCA ACCATGTGGATCGAGAGGACAACTTACATCACATCCTATTACTTCCCAGGGATTCTAAAATGGTTTGAAGTGAAGTCCATCTCTGTT GAGGAGATCAGCcccctgcagaatgctgtggaaaCCATGGAGATGGCCAATGAGAAGCTCAGTAACCTGGTTCAGCAGCAGGCCTGTGACAGCTCCACGTCAGTCCACCCACTCTCCATGATGCTCAATGGCATTGTTGACCCTGCCGTCATGGGTGGCTACACCAACTATGAGAAG GCGTTCTTCACTGACACCTACATACATGAACACCCAGAGGACCTTGAGATTATTGAGGTCCTCAAACATCTTATTGCCCTCCAG atCCCTCTCCTGGCTGATGGGATCCGGATCCACGGGGAGAAATCCACGGAGCAGCTGAAGCCTTTACACAATCGCCTGCTCACCTGTTTCTCTGACCTGCGGGAGAGAGTGGAGAAGCATTACGGCGTCATAACCCTG CCCTGCTCGCTGACTGAGAGGAAGAAGAGTCGCGTGGGCTCAGTAGTGATTCCCTACATCCTGTCCTCCACCCTGCGCCGCATGTCCACCGTCTCCATCATCTCCACCACCTCCTCAGGCCTCTCCAGCGGCTCTGCCTCCTCTGATGGACCCTCACGGCGCTCCTCCTCCCAGGA TTCACTGTTGTCCCGTGCCACTGCCAATGATCGCCGGGCCTCGATGTTGTCCCGCTCGGAAGATGACAACCGGATTGGCCGAAAGAACAGAAAAGAATGGAGTGTGAGCAAGTCACAGGTTTTGGTGGAGAGACAGCCAGACATAGATGAG ACCCTTCCAGAGAAGCAACAGAGACCCAAAAGCCTACAGTTTGGGGACCGTCGCctgaccctgtctctgttccAGGGAGCCTCTTCTCAGCTCAGCCTTGGCAACCCTCTCAGCCCCCTGCCAGCCTCTCCTCACACTCCTCGCAGCTCCA GTTATTCATCTCTCCTTGAAGATAATGATGCCATCACTGACACTCCTGGGACACCCCCACCCATGCCACCAAAGAAACATCCCCACGAGATGTTTGACCTCCCCCAAAACTCCTCTGAG ttccttcctcctctgccTCAGAAAATTGAAAGCaagccccctccacctcctcctaagACCAGGAAGTCTATGTTCCCCGGCTCCTACGAGCACAGTCCTCAGTGA
- the LOC115111565 gene encoding dedicator of cytokinesis protein 5-like isoform X1 — protein MTRWIPTKKEKYGVAIYNYDSRREQELCLQVGDTVHILETFEDWYRGYTIRNKAQKGIFPASYIHLKEAKVEGTGQQEIVIPGDLPLVLELGATLREWAQIWHKLYMNNKTTLFRAVQQMAYSLIEYRSQIVSGTLPKDDLVELRKKVTAKIDYGNRILGLDLVVRDDAGNTLDPDCTSTVNLFRAFETASRSIDDRIQEEKTRKQNLEMRRQSLFSTVHTYSLLMNLKNFVCNIGEDAELLMSLYDPDQSEFISENFLVRWDSMGMPKEIEKLNNLPALFTDLSSSDLIRPRLFLVCQIIRVGSMELKEGKKHTGGLRRPFGVAVMDITDIAHGKADDEEKQHFIPFQQIAMETYIRQRQLIMSPLLPSRVIGENEPLTAVFNKVINTREVNHKGQGLFVTLKLLPGDLSQVRKDYSHFVDRTTAIVRKMGFPEIILPGYVRNDIYVTLLQGEFDRGKKTSPKNVEVMLSVLDDDGNLMEKAIFPGAGYDGITEYKSVIYYQVKQPSWNETVKVTIPIEDVGRCHLRVMFRHRSSQDSRDKSEKPFGMAFVRLMKGDGTTLRDGRHDLIVYKVDVKKTEDAKTYLTLPGSWAEVEEKERQTGKTFQHSGVIPVTKDSFQIGTLTCSTKLTQNVDLLGLLNWRSNPEQLDQKLQRLMEVEGGEIVKFLQDTLDALFNIMMETSEKDTYDNLVFNALVFIITLIGDIKFQHFNPVLETYINKHFSATLAYMKLTKVLNYYVGHADKPVLTEGLYSALKALKYLFRFIVQSRVLYLRFYGTSEDGDAFFNSIRTLFLSFNTLMDRPLDEGVKIKGAILKYLPTIINDIKNVFDPVELSVLLTKFIESIPDSQLVRQKLGCMCKMVESGLFKKPECRDVLLPLLTDQLSGQLDDHSNKPDHEACVQLLSTVLDNLDRKDVGPTRGHVQLIMERLLRRVNRTVISMSRTSPLIGHYLACMTAILKQMDDMHYAHYISTFKTRQDIIDFLMETFIMFKDLMGNVFPSDWMTMNLLQIGVFLRAINQYSEVLNMYFLDQTHFELQLWNNYFHLTVAFLTHKSLQLESFSQEKRNKILNKYGDMRKSIGFKIRDMWYNLGPHKMKFIPAMVGPILEATLVPEPELRKATIPIFFDMMQCEHNFTPSRTFDMFENELITKLDQEVEGGSGDEQYKILLEKTLLEHCRRHRYLSQSGEELALLLSSLLEKLLAYRTITHDESPELRMSCTVNVLNFYKEKKREDIYIRYLYKLRDLHLVCENYTEAAYTLLLHAELLEWSDKPCAPHLIPGDGQHVWTQQELKERLFQEIICYLDKGKMWEKAIEMGKQLAKMHENQMFDFMEISQLLKQQAQFFENIMHAMRPQPEYFAVGYYGLGFPTFLRNKVFIYRGKEYEWLEDFSLKLLSQFPNAARMTSTAPPGDNICNSQGQHIQCFTVKPVLTVPTQFKDKGVPEQILNYYRTNEVDQFQYSRPFRKGAKNPDNEFATMWIERTTYITSYYFPGILKWFEVKSISVEEISPLQNAVETMEMANEKLSNLVQQQACDSSTSVHPLSMMLNGIVDPAVMGGYTNYEKAFFTDTYIHEHPEDLEIIEVLKHLIALQIPLLADGIRIHGEKSTEQLKPLHNRLLTCFSDLRERVEKHYGVITLPCSLTERKKSRVGSVVIPYILSSTLRRMSTVSIISTTSSGLSSGSASSDGPSRRSSSQDSLLSRATANDRRASMLSRSEDDNRIGRKNRKEWSVSKSQVLVERQPDIDEQTLPEKQQRPKSLQFGDRRLTLSLFQGASSQLSLGNPLSPLPASPHTPRSSSYSSLLEDNDAITDTPGTPPPMPPKKHPHEMFDLPQNSSEFLPPLPQKIESKPPPPPPKTRKSMFPGSYEHSPQ, from the exons CAATCTATAATTATGACTCCAGAAGAGAGCAGGAGCTGTGTCTCCAGGTGGGAGACACTGTACACATACTTGAGACATTTGAAG ACTGGTATAGAGGGTACACAATACGGAACAAAGCACAGAAG GGCATTTTCCCAGCCTCGTACATCCATCTAAAGGAGGCTAAAGTTGAAGGGACAGG CCAGCAGGAAATAGTTATCCCAGGAGACCTACCACTGGTACTGGAGTTAGGCGCCACTCTGAGGGAATGGGCACAAATATGGCACAAGCTATATATG AACAACAAGACCACTCTGTTCAGGGCCGTACAACAGATGGCCTACAGCCTCATCGAGTATCGATCTCAGATAGTGTCTGGAACATTGCCCAAGGATGACCTTGTGGAGCTCAGGAAGAAAGTCACAGCTAAGATTGATTATGGAAACCG GATTCTAGGGTTGGACCTGGTGGTGCGAGATGACGCAGGGAACACTCTGGACCCGGACTGCACAAGCACAGTCAATCTATTCCGAGCCTTTGAGACTGCATCCCGCAGTATAGATGACAGAATACAAGAGGAGAAG ACCCGGAAGCAGAATCTGGAGATGCGGCGCCAGTCCCTGTTTAGCACAGTGCACACATACAGTCTCCTCATGAACCTCAAGAACTTTGTTTGTAACATCGGGGAGGATGCAGAGCTGCTTATGTCGCTCTATGACCCTGACCAGTCAGAGTTCATCAG TGAGAACTTCCTGGTGCGCTGGGACAGCATGGGCATGCCCAAAGAGATTGAGAAACTCAACAATCTGCCTGCCCTCTTCACG GATCTGAGCAGCAGTGACCTGATTAGGCCACGTCTCTTCCTCGTCTGTCAGATTATCAGGGTGGGCAGCATGGAACTCAAGGAGGGCAAGAAACACACAGGAGGGTTAAGGAGACCGTTTGGTGTAGCTG TGATGGACATCACAGATATCGCCCATGGGAAAGCAGATGATGAGGAGAAGCAGCATTTCATCCCCTTTCAGCA gATAGCAATGGAGACCTACATCCGTCAGAGGCAACTCATCATGtcacctctcctcccatcccgGGTCATTGGAGAGAATGAGCCTCTCACTGCCGTCTTCAACAAAGTCATTAACACCCGGGAGGTTAACCACAAGGGCCAGG GACTGTTTGTGACCTTAAAGCTACTTCCTGGTGACCTGTCCCAGGTCAGGAAGGACTACTCCCACTTTGTGGATCGCACCACCGCCATTGTTAGAAAGATGGGCTTCCCTGAGATCATCCTCCCAG GATATGTGAGGAACGATATATATGTGACCTTGCTGCAGGGGGAGTTTGACCGCGGTAAAAAAACGTCACCCAAAAATGTTGAGGTGATGTTGAGTGTACTAGATGACGATGGCAATCTCATGGAG AAAGCAATATTTCCTGGAGCTGGATATGATGGGATCACAGAGTACAAGTCTGTAATTTACTACCAGGTCAAGCAGCCGAGCTGGAATGAAACAGTCAAG GTGACTATTCCGATTGAAGATGTGGGCCGCTGTCATCTCAGGGTGATGTTTCGACACAGATCATCTCAGGACT CTAGAGACAAATCAGAAAAGCCATTTGGCATGGCGTTCGTCCGCCTGATGAAAGGAGACGGAACCACACTGAGAGACGGCAGACATGACCTCATTGTCTACAAG GTTGACGTAAAGAAGACTGAGGATGCAAAGACATACCTGACTCTGCCAGGCTCCTGGGctgaggtggaggagaaggagaggcagacagGGAAAACCTTTCAGCATTCAGGAGTCATCCCAGTCACAAAGGACAGCTTCCAGATTGGCACTCTCACCTGCTCCACTAAACTCACCCAGAATG TGGATCTCCTGGGCCTATTGAACTGGAGGTCCAACCCTGAACAGCTAGACCAGAAACTGCAGCGCctgatggaggtagagggaggagagattgtCAAA TTTCTACAGGACACACTTGATGCCCTGTTCAACATCATGATGGAGACTTCAGAGAAGGACACCTATGACAATCTGGTCTTTAATGCTCTG GTGTTCATAATCACACTGATTGGAGACATCAAGTTCCAGCACTTTAACCCAGTACTGGAGACATACATCAACAAACACTTCAGTGCCACTTTGGCTTATAT GAAGCTGACCAAGGTTCTGAATTACTATGTGGGCCATGCAGATAAGCCTGTCCTAACAGAGGGGCTGTACTCAGCCCTCAAAGCCCTCAAGTACCTGTTCAGGTTCATTGTGCAGTCCCGGGTCCTCTACCTCAG ATTCTATGGGACCAGTGAGGATGGGGATGCTTTCTTTAACTCCATCCGGacactcttcctctccttcaaCACACTCATGGACAGACCGCTAGACGAGGGAGTGAAGATAAAG GGGGCGATACTGAAATACCTCCCCACCATCATTAATGACATAAAAAATGTCTTTGACCCTGTGGAGCTCAG tGTTCTTCTGACCAAGTTCATCGAGAGCATCCCTGACTCTCAGCTGGTGCGCCAGAAGCTTGGTTGCATGTGTAAGATGGTGGAGAGTGGCCTTTTCAAAAAGCCAG AGTGTCGAGATGTCCTCTTGCCACTGTTGACTGACCAGCTGAGTGGGCAGCTGGATGACCACTCCAATAAGCCTGACCACGAGGCCTGTGTTCAGCTGCTCAGCACTGTGCTTGACAACCTGGACCGCAAGGATGTG GGTCCAACCCGGGGTCATGTCCAGTTGATTATGGAGCGGCTGCTTCGCAGGGTCAATCGCACTGTCATCAGCATGAGCAGAACCTCCCCTCTCATT GGTCATTACCTAGCCTGCATGACTGCCATCTTGAAGCAGATGGATGACATGCACTACGCCCACTACATAAGTACTTTCAAGACCAGACAGGACATTATT GACTTCCTGATGGAGACATTCATCATGTTTAAGGACCTGATGGGGAACGTTTTCCCCTCTGACTGGATGACCATGAACCTTCTGCAGATTGGGGTGTTTCTGCGGGCCATCAATCAGTACTCTGAGGTCCTCAACATGTACTTCCTAGACCAGACCCACTTTGAGCTGCAG CTATGGAACAACTACTTCCATCTGACTGTGGCATTCCTTACCCACAAGTCATTGCAGCTGGAATCATTCTCTCAAGAGAAACGGAACAAAATACTTAACAA GTATGGAGACATGAGGAAGAGCATTGGCTTTAAGATCAGAGACATGTGGTATAATCTTG gCCCCCACAAGATGAAATTCATCCCTGCCATGGTGGGGCCCATCCTGGAGGCtaccctggtgcctgagccagagCTTAGGAAAGCCACCATCCCCATCTTCTTTGACATGATGCAGTGTGAGCACAACTTCACTCCCAGCCGTACCTTTGACATG TTTGAGAATGAACTGATCACCAAGTTGGATCAGGAAGTAGagggaggcagtggggatgaACAGTACAAAATCCTGCTGGAGAAAAC GCTACTGGAGCACTGCCGGAGGCACAGATACCTGTCTCAGTCAGGGGAGGAGCTGGCTCTGCTGCTCAGTAGTCTGCTGGAGAAGCTACTGGCATACCGCACCATCACACATGACGAGAGCCCTGAGCTCCGCATGAGCTGCACCGTCAACGTCCTG AATTTCTATAAAGAGAAGAAACGGGAAGACATTTACATACG GTATCTGTACAAGCTGAGGGATTTACACCTTGTCTGTGAGAACTACACAGAGGCAGCCTATACCCTGTTACTTCATGCCGAACTCCTTGAG TGGTCTGACAAGCCCTGTGCACCTCATCTGATCCCCGGTGACGGCCAACATGTCTGGACCCAGCAGGAGCTCAAAGAGAGGCTCTTCCAGGAGATAATCTGTTACCTGGACAAGGGCAAA ATGTGGGAGAAAGCCATTGAGATGGGTAAACAGCTGGCAAAGATGCACGAGAACCAGATGTTTGACTTCATGGAGATTAGCCAACTGCTG AAACAGCAAGCCCAGTTCTTTGAGAATATAATGCATGCCATGCGGCCTCAGCCAGAATACTTTGCTGTGGGATACTATGGCCTTGGATTCCCCACTTTCCTCAGA AACAAGGTGTTCATCTACCGTGGTAAGGAGTACGAGTGGCTGGAGGACTTCAGTCTGAAGCTGCTGTCTCAGTTCCCAAACGCCGCCAGGATGACCAGCACAGCGCCCCCTGGGGACAACATCTGTAACTCCCAAGGACAGC ACATCCAGTGTTTTACAGTCAAGCCAGTCCTTACTGTGCCCACCCAGTTCAAAGACAAGGGGGTCCCTGAGCAGATTCTAAA cTACTACAGAACCAATGAAGTGGACCAGTTCCAGTATTCCAGACCCTTCAGGAAAGGTGCAAAGAACCCAGACAATGAATTTGCA ACCATGTGGATCGAGAGGACAACTTACATCACATCCTATTACTTCCCAGGGATTCTAAAATGGTTTGAAGTGAAGTCCATCTCTGTT GAGGAGATCAGCcccctgcagaatgctgtggaaaCCATGGAGATGGCCAATGAGAAGCTCAGTAACCTGGTTCAGCAGCAGGCCTGTGACAGCTCCACGTCAGTCCACCCACTCTCCATGATGCTCAATGGCATTGTTGACCCTGCCGTCATGGGTGGCTACACCAACTATGAGAAG GCGTTCTTCACTGACACCTACATACATGAACACCCAGAGGACCTTGAGATTATTGAGGTCCTCAAACATCTTATTGCCCTCCAG atCCCTCTCCTGGCTGATGGGATCCGGATCCACGGGGAGAAATCCACGGAGCAGCTGAAGCCTTTACACAATCGCCTGCTCACCTGTTTCTCTGACCTGCGGGAGAGAGTGGAGAAGCATTACGGCGTCATAACCCTG CCCTGCTCGCTGACTGAGAGGAAGAAGAGTCGCGTGGGCTCAGTAGTGATTCCCTACATCCTGTCCTCCACCCTGCGCCGCATGTCCACCGTCTCCATCATCTCCACCACCTCCTCAGGCCTCTCCAGCGGCTCTGCCTCCTCTGATGGACCCTCACGGCGCTCCTCCTCCCAGGA TTCACTGTTGTCCCGTGCCACTGCCAATGATCGCCGGGCCTCGATGTTGTCCCGCTCGGAAGATGACAACCGGATTGGCCGAAAGAACAGAAAAGAATGGAGTGTGAGCAAGTCACAGGTTTTGGTGGAGAGACAGCCAGACATAGATGAG CAGACCCTTCCAGAGAAGCAACAGAGACCCAAAAGCCTACAGTTTGGGGACCGTCGCctgaccctgtctctgttccAGGGAGCCTCTTCTCAGCTCAGCCTTGGCAACCCTCTCAGCCCCCTGCCAGCCTCTCCTCACACTCCTCGCAGCTCCA GTTATTCATCTCTCCTTGAAGATAATGATGCCATCACTGACACTCCTGGGACACCCCCACCCATGCCACCAAAGAAACATCCCCACGAGATGTTTGACCTCCCCCAAAACTCCTCTGAG ttccttcctcctctgccTCAGAAAATTGAAAGCaagccccctccacctcctcctaagACCAGGAAGTCTATGTTCCCCGGCTCCTACGAGCACAGTCCTCAGTGA